In Edaphobacter paludis, a single window of DNA contains:
- a CDS encoding beta-galactosidase: MELLPNVLYGAAYYHEYEPYERLDQDVAMMKKAGFSVVRMGESTWSLWEPEDGHFTYAWMDRVVDAMGKAGIKVIMGTPTYSLPVWLYHEHPEMLARPLGGAPQFYGMRQNMDTDNPIFRSYAQRLVAHLVEHYRNNPNVIGWQVDNETSSNGASNPDVFAGFVHHLQEKFGTPQNLNKAWFLNYWGQDINNWNEMPTPDSAQSTGYKLEWSRWQQMRVTNYLAWQAALVRQYRRPDQFVTTDFAGAMHRDVNEFEVAKSLDIAADNIYHGTQDNMDGWAQAEHGDFTRSLKHSNYLITETNAQTTDWTSAFQYPPYDGQLRLDAYTDLSSGANMVEYWHWGSIHSGQETYWKGVLSHDLEPNRAYAEVSRIGNELRRIGPHLVDLKISNQVGILWSTDSLNAISFMPFSSSGPQWASAQPVADYGTLVSQVHHTLYRLNVGADFVFPEDPDFSRYKVLIIPALYIADDALLQKISDYVENGGHVLMTFKSGFANEDSAVRWERAPGPLRKATGFSYQEFSSLEHPLALKGDPFGAGAENKVSYWAEFLMPEHATALAWYDHPFFGRWPAITRNSFGSGTLTYEGTYLSDELQRRVLLDVLTRSGLTGPDQSLPAPVHVKHGTNRFNKRVHYYLNYSGSAQQFVYPYADGVDLPTAHPIAHGKTVTVQPWDVIIVEEN, translated from the coding sequence GTGGAATTGCTTCCCAACGTGTTGTACGGTGCAGCTTATTATCACGAGTACGAGCCTTACGAGCGCCTCGATCAGGATGTAGCCATGATGAAGAAAGCTGGCTTCTCCGTCGTACGTATGGGCGAATCGACTTGGAGCCTATGGGAGCCGGAGGACGGCCATTTCACCTACGCCTGGATGGACCGCGTCGTTGATGCCATGGGTAAGGCGGGAATCAAGGTCATCATGGGAACGCCCACATATTCCCTCCCCGTCTGGCTGTACCACGAGCATCCCGAGATGCTCGCCCGTCCCCTCGGGGGAGCTCCGCAGTTTTACGGTATGCGCCAGAATATGGATACCGACAATCCCATATTCCGGTCCTATGCGCAGCGACTCGTCGCTCATCTGGTCGAGCATTACCGCAATAACCCCAACGTTATTGGATGGCAGGTCGACAATGAGACCAGCTCCAATGGAGCCTCCAACCCTGACGTGTTCGCTGGCTTCGTGCATCATCTCCAGGAGAAATTTGGTACACCGCAAAACCTTAACAAAGCTTGGTTCCTCAATTACTGGGGTCAGGACATCAATAACTGGAACGAAATGCCCACGCCCGACAGCGCCCAAAGCACCGGCTATAAGCTGGAATGGTCGCGTTGGCAGCAAATGCGAGTCACAAATTACCTGGCCTGGCAGGCCGCTCTCGTGCGGCAGTACCGCAGGCCAGACCAATTTGTTACCACCGATTTTGCCGGGGCAATGCACCGCGATGTAAATGAATTTGAGGTTGCCAAGTCACTCGATATCGCCGCGGACAACATCTATCACGGCACACAGGACAACATGGATGGATGGGCACAGGCCGAACACGGTGACTTCACCCGATCCCTGAAGCACTCCAATTACCTCATCACCGAGACCAACGCGCAAACCACCGACTGGACCTCGGCCTTCCAATACCCTCCATACGACGGGCAGCTCCGTCTGGATGCTTATACCGATCTCTCCAGCGGCGCGAACATGGTCGAGTACTGGCACTGGGGCTCAATCCACTCTGGCCAGGAGACCTACTGGAAGGGTGTTCTATCTCACGATCTTGAGCCTAATCGGGCATACGCAGAGGTCTCACGTATTGGAAACGAGCTTAGGCGCATTGGTCCCCATCTTGTCGATCTCAAAATCTCAAACCAGGTCGGAATCCTCTGGAGCACCGACTCGCTCAATGCGATCAGCTTCATGCCTTTCTCCAGTTCAGGTCCGCAATGGGCCAGTGCACAGCCTGTAGCAGATTACGGCACGCTGGTCAGCCAGGTCCACCACACGCTCTATCGTCTTAACGTCGGTGCAGATTTCGTCTTTCCGGAAGACCCGGACTTCTCGCGGTATAAGGTTCTCATTATTCCTGCCCTTTATATCGCTGATGATGCCTTGTTGCAGAAGATCTCCGACTATGTAGAGAACGGTGGTCACGTCCTGATGACCTTCAAGAGCGGCTTTGCCAACGAGGACTCGGCCGTGCGCTGGGAACGCGCTCCTGGGCCTCTGAGGAAAGCCACCGGCTTCAGCTACCAGGAATTTTCGAGCCTCGAGCATCCGCTCGCCCTGAAGGGCGATCCATTCGGAGCCGGTGCCGAAAACAAAGTTAGTTATTGGGCCGAATTTCTTATGCCCGAACACGCTACTGCCCTGGCCTGGTATGACCATCCCTTCTTTGGCAGATGGCCGGCCATTACCCGCAATAGCTTTGGCTCCGGCACGCTGACCTACGAGGGCACCTATCTGTCCGATGAGCTGCAACGTCGCGTCTTGCTCGACGTACTGACGCGGTCCGGCCTCACTGGCCCGGACCAATCGCTTCCGGCGCCCGTTCACGTGAAGCACGGTACGAACCGCTTCAATAAGCGCGTTCACTACTACCTGAATTATTCAGGCTCCGCACAGCAGTTCGTCTATCCCTATGCTGATGGAGTTGACCTACCTACTGCCCATCCTATTGCGCACGGCAAGACTGTCACCGTGCAGCCATGGGATGTCATCATCGTGGAAGAAAACTGA
- a CDS encoding GDSL-type esterase/lipase family protein — protein sequence MFREILQPSSLRLVLLGSIFVAAAPVIHAQAFYLHDGDRVTFYGDSITAQRFYTQDIESFVDTRYPKLNIAFHNAGVPGDRVTGGYAGDAATRVTRDVAPFHPSVITVMLGMNEGGYTSFNPDVIPPFETGYKKLLTLLREAAPDARITLLENTSYDEVTHGTEFTGYMDTTKRIANSIPAIGASEKVPVINVEAPVEDLIESAAKAQPVLAQLFIPDHIHPAEAAHWVIAAAVMKAWHVTPIVSTVKLNAAQSRVDASERTHVSGLSASGTTLNWDQQDEALPLPLNLNDPLMRLLLSLTDLSSLDQETLSVADLPAGKYTVKVDHEKALGPFTAEELAHGINLATMNTPMLHQAKELSGDLDSRSKLEEAEFSLRVDTSASGKQAASDALAEGEQGLTTKGRDSLKIPVHHYSLELASGSK from the coding sequence ATGTTTCGCGAAATACTGCAACCATCTTCGTTACGGCTTGTATTGCTGGGGAGCATCTTCGTAGCCGCCGCACCGGTCATTCACGCTCAGGCGTTTTATCTGCACGATGGCGATCGAGTCACGTTCTACGGGGACAGCATCACGGCACAGCGCTTTTACACGCAGGACATTGAATCCTTCGTGGACACGCGGTACCCGAAGCTGAATATCGCATTTCATAATGCCGGCGTTCCGGGGGATCGCGTCACGGGGGGATACGCAGGAGATGCCGCCACACGGGTCACCCGCGATGTCGCTCCATTCCATCCTTCGGTCATTACCGTGATGCTGGGCATGAACGAAGGTGGATACACAAGTTTCAACCCAGACGTCATTCCTCCATTTGAGACCGGATACAAGAAGTTGCTGACGCTTCTGCGCGAGGCCGCACCGGACGCACGTATTACGTTGCTGGAGAACACGTCATACGATGAGGTCACTCACGGCACCGAATTCACCGGTTACATGGATACCACCAAACGAATCGCGAACAGCATTCCCGCGATCGGCGCATCCGAAAAGGTACCGGTAATCAACGTAGAGGCTCCCGTCGAAGATCTCATCGAGTCGGCAGCCAAAGCACAACCGGTACTGGCGCAACTCTTTATCCCCGATCACATTCATCCGGCTGAAGCAGCGCATTGGGTTATTGCTGCAGCGGTCATGAAGGCCTGGCACGTCACCCCAATTGTAAGCACCGTCAAGCTGAACGCCGCACAATCCAGAGTGGATGCATCGGAAAGAACACATGTTTCCGGATTGTCCGCCAGCGGCACAACACTGAATTGGGATCAGCAGGACGAAGCCCTTCCTCTTCCGCTGAATCTCAATGACCCCCTCATGCGGCTGCTTCTATCCCTGACGGATCTCTCATCCCTCGATCAAGAGACACTTAGCGTCGCCGATCTTCCAGCCGGAAAATATACGGTTAAGGTAGATCATGAGAAGGCACTCGGTCCGTTTACGGCTGAAGAGCTTGCACATGGGATCAATCTCGCGACGATGAACACGCCGATGCTGCATCAGGCTAAAGAATTGAGCGGAGATCTGGACAGTAGGTCTAAGCTTGAAGAGGCGGAGTTTTCTTTGCGTGTGGATACATCAGCGAGCGGGAAGCAAGCTGCCAGTGACGCACTTGCGGAAGGCGAGCAGGGGCTTACAACCAAGGGACGCGATAGCTTGAAGATTCCGGTACACCACTACTCTTTAGAATTGGCGTCTGGATCGAAATAA
- a CDS encoding LacI family DNA-binding transcriptional regulator codes for MSKRVAAPSRSEEVAKRAGVSVATVSRVTNGLASVDKKLAKRVWEAIEELGYVPNPQARALVSGRSRTLGLLVSEITNPFFPELIQSFEDIAGKNDFEVMVGSTNYNYEHARLFIKRLAQRRVEGVAVMTFRAESHLLDELIAQDVPMVSIDVSTNAPRSVVLEVDYAQGITQAVQHLAVLGHRQIAFAGGPMPHLTNLRRKEAFIQAVRSIGLQAKESQIFEGAHTFEGGTLAARHFLDMAVRPTAIICSNDIMAVGVMRILSQRNVKVPGDMSVIGFDDIHLAEFANPPLTTVRMSREDLARNAFNALQLITSSEMKTPHQAIRVGTSLIVRESTNFHAAATRGLRIKRSSSQATARKRS; via the coding sequence ATGAGTAAACGAGTTGCCGCTCCATCGCGGTCTGAAGAGGTCGCGAAGAGGGCTGGCGTTTCAGTTGCAACTGTTTCGCGAGTCACTAACGGCTTGGCTTCCGTAGACAAGAAGTTAGCGAAGCGTGTCTGGGAGGCGATCGAGGAGCTTGGCTATGTGCCCAATCCCCAGGCGCGCGCCCTGGTGTCTGGTCGCAGCCGTACGCTCGGCCTCCTCGTCTCCGAGATCACAAATCCGTTCTTCCCGGAGTTGATTCAGAGCTTTGAGGATATTGCGGGCAAGAATGACTTTGAAGTAATGGTCGGCTCAACCAACTATAACTACGAGCACGCCAGGCTGTTCATCAAACGGCTCGCACAGCGAAGGGTCGAGGGAGTGGCGGTCATGACCTTTCGTGCTGAATCGCACCTGCTGGACGAGCTCATCGCACAGGATGTTCCGATGGTCTCCATCGATGTGAGTACCAATGCCCCGCGCTCCGTCGTGCTGGAAGTAGACTATGCCCAGGGAATTACGCAGGCGGTTCAGCATCTGGCCGTCCTGGGACATCGTCAAATTGCATTTGCCGGCGGCCCGATGCCTCATCTCACGAACCTGCGCAGAAAAGAAGCATTCATCCAGGCAGTCCGTTCGATCGGACTGCAAGCGAAAGAGTCGCAGATCTTCGAAGGGGCACATACCTTTGAGGGCGGAACGCTTGCTGCACGTCACTTTCTCGACATGGCTGTCCGGCCGACAGCGATCATCTGCTCAAACGACATCATGGCAGTTGGTGTAATGCGAATTCTGTCGCAACGAAATGTCAAAGTGCCAGGCGATATGTCCGTGATCGGCTTTGATGATATCCATCTGGCTGAATTTGCCAATCCGCCCCTCACCACAGTCCGCATGTCACGCGAAGATCTCGCACGCAACGCCTTCAATGCCCTGCAACTGATCACCAGCTCCGAGATGAAGACCCCTCACCAGGCCATTCGTGTCGGCACCTCACTCATTGTCCGCGAATCCACCAACTTTCACGCAGCGGCGACTCGTGGATTGCGAATCAAGCGCAGCTCATCTCAAGCGACGGCAAGAAAACGGTCATGA
- a CDS encoding carboxypeptidase regulatory-like domain-containing protein yields MKNIRNKCFGLCAVVCVLFLAAGTANAQATTGLIVGQVTDATGAVIPQTVITAKDEDKGVTFTGRSDGSGNYVILNLTPGTYTVTAAHQGFGDSSLQHATLVIDQKLLLNFHLTPGSVSTSIEVTDKAPVLQTQSAEVGTVISGDVITSLPLLSRDFYSLTTLVPGVAQVGGSINSYALSVSGQREFANSILLDGVESTTNRTQDVTVTPSVDSVQEFKVITSSYDAEYGNAAGGVVQVQTKAGTNKYHGVAYEFFRPNFLTAKPYSFGGSEPAPTLKQHNFGGTFGGPIFKDRSFFFVSYEGSRQNNAYTYLDSTIPFGLIKTQPDGSVDLSGLVDPNAGLDPSSCNGKPCPKAGTVDPIFDPAISYACYGGYTGCLPQQFPGNIIPASRVSAAGLNTLLKFFPKPNLPGTRNGWFSNYAVDSPVTSNTNQVDSRFDQVITQADRLYAIYHWGTNNSLVTDPYHGNTVVPGAGDADQANKQDGGAQSISITEDHTFSATMLNEFRFGYTRYYLDQYSLLNGTDYSTKYGVGNIAVPGYSATVGFPYMYLADGYLTGGSTYKPYHVLDNNSQFTDYLTMTGISGHTIKIGGDFRKLNSHPNFSLFPTGFQYYSSFGTAETSDPTFNSANGYAQYVPNGWNAYGGSDIADLIVGIPQVVDMGLQLTNPHTKSWDLDLYAQDSWKVTQKLTLNYGVRYEYQNPYTEANNYMSNYDVATNRILVAGVGGNSNSLVAARRNQFAPRVGFAFQANPKTVLRGGFGIFYTPENDGREDFLTKNTPFATQSSYYNTPYNGYVTYQLDAGVPRNTKILSPTSGGYIDPATIPNGSLNVTYALDPHIRTGYSESFNAAVERQVGSSISVDLAYVGSLNHALPYEIGDINQNPLDSTNKYDNRLTADLGQIQYLTDSGFGDYNSMQLKVTKRQSHNLSFLGSYTYSHNLDNGPAPFNLGHINNDNPQSPYNLRAEYASADSDLRHNFVFSGLWYLPIGRGQRYFSQWSNVTNTILGGWQLNAIYVMQSGTPVNVVRGNNPTGSSAGLRPNLIGTPNLARGKRTLAKYFNTAAFTNQPFNVPDPLAQIAPGNAGRNLVVGPGNINLDASIFKEVPVTDRAKLQLRMEAFNTLNTPHFGNPDGNANSGTFGEIIRQNGAANANRVIQLDIKAIF; encoded by the coding sequence ATGAAAAATATTCGTAATAAGTGCTTTGGGTTATGCGCCGTGGTTTGCGTATTGTTCCTTGCTGCTGGTACGGCGAATGCCCAGGCAACCACCGGACTCATCGTCGGACAAGTAACGGATGCGACGGGGGCCGTGATACCGCAAACCGTCATCACGGCAAAGGATGAAGACAAGGGCGTAACCTTCACGGGGCGATCTGACGGCAGCGGCAACTACGTCATTCTCAACCTTACTCCCGGCACTTATACGGTAACGGCTGCGCACCAGGGCTTTGGAGATTCCTCGTTGCAGCATGCCACCCTGGTAATCGATCAGAAGCTTCTCTTGAATTTCCACCTCACGCCGGGAAGCGTATCTACGAGCATCGAGGTGACCGACAAGGCCCCCGTGCTACAGACACAGAGCGCCGAGGTGGGGACCGTCATCAGCGGAGACGTCATCACATCGCTTCCTCTGCTCTCACGCGACTTTTACAGCCTGACCACCTTGGTTCCCGGTGTGGCTCAAGTGGGCGGCAGCATCAACAGCTACGCCTTATCGGTAAGCGGCCAACGAGAGTTCGCCAACTCAATCCTTCTCGATGGCGTGGAGTCCACAACGAACCGCACCCAGGATGTGACGGTTACGCCAAGTGTTGATTCGGTACAGGAATTCAAGGTCATTACCTCTAGCTATGATGCGGAATATGGCAATGCCGCCGGAGGAGTGGTGCAAGTCCAGACCAAAGCCGGCACGAATAAATATCACGGAGTTGCCTACGAATTCTTCCGCCCTAATTTTTTGACGGCAAAGCCCTATTCTTTCGGAGGATCAGAACCTGCTCCCACTCTCAAGCAGCACAATTTCGGGGGCACCTTCGGTGGCCCGATATTCAAAGACCGCTCCTTTTTCTTCGTCTCCTATGAAGGGAGTCGCCAGAATAATGCGTATACCTATCTCGATTCGACGATTCCATTCGGCCTGATAAAGACGCAGCCCGATGGCTCGGTTGACCTTTCCGGATTGGTGGATCCCAATGCGGGACTAGACCCCAGTTCCTGCAATGGAAAGCCATGCCCCAAGGCTGGGACTGTGGATCCGATCTTCGACCCAGCGATCTCTTACGCCTGCTACGGCGGCTATACTGGCTGCTTGCCTCAACAGTTCCCTGGAAATATCATTCCGGCGAGTCGCGTGAGTGCGGCGGGGCTGAACACACTGCTTAAGTTCTTCCCCAAGCCCAACCTCCCCGGAACCCGCAATGGATGGTTCTCGAATTATGCTGTGGACTCTCCGGTTACATCCAACACCAACCAGGTCGACTCGCGTTTTGATCAGGTGATCACCCAGGCAGACCGTCTATATGCCATCTATCACTGGGGCACAAACAACTCCCTTGTCACTGACCCATATCACGGCAATACGGTGGTACCAGGCGCTGGGGATGCCGATCAGGCCAACAAGCAGGATGGGGGTGCTCAGTCGATTTCAATCACAGAGGATCACACCTTCTCGGCGACCATGTTGAATGAGTTTCGTTTTGGCTACACGAGATACTATCTTGATCAATACAGCTTGCTGAATGGCACCGACTACTCGACGAAGTATGGGGTGGGCAATATCGCGGTTCCCGGCTACTCCGCAACAGTGGGTTTCCCGTACATGTACCTCGCGGATGGTTATCTTACCGGGGGCTCAACCTACAAGCCATACCACGTTCTGGATAACAACTCCCAATTCACCGACTACCTGACAATGACCGGCATTTCCGGGCACACCATCAAGATTGGCGGAGACTTCCGCAAGCTGAATTCTCATCCGAACTTCTCACTGTTCCCGACGGGCTTCCAGTATTACTCGAGCTTTGGTACCGCTGAAACGTCCGATCCCACTTTCAACTCGGCAAATGGGTATGCGCAGTATGTCCCCAATGGATGGAACGCCTATGGCGGATCAGACATTGCCGACCTGATAGTCGGGATTCCTCAGGTTGTGGATATGGGTTTGCAGTTGACCAATCCTCACACGAAGTCCTGGGATCTGGATTTGTACGCTCAGGATTCATGGAAGGTAACGCAGAAGCTAACGTTGAATTATGGGGTACGCTACGAGTACCAGAACCCATATACGGAAGCCAACAACTATATGTCCAACTATGACGTGGCTACCAATCGTATTCTGGTTGCCGGAGTTGGCGGAAATTCAAATTCGCTCGTGGCTGCACGGCGGAATCAGTTTGCTCCCCGCGTTGGCTTTGCCTTCCAGGCAAACCCGAAAACCGTTCTTCGCGGCGGATTTGGAATTTTCTACACCCCAGAGAATGACGGCCGCGAAGACTTCCTGACAAAGAACACTCCCTTCGCAACGCAGTCGAGCTACTACAACACACCTTATAACGGATATGTGACGTATCAGCTTGACGCAGGTGTCCCGCGCAACACAAAGATCCTCTCTCCTACTTCAGGGGGATATATCGACCCTGCCACTATTCCGAATGGCTCCCTCAATGTGACCTATGCGCTCGACCCCCACATCAGGACCGGGTATTCGGAATCGTTCAACGCGGCGGTGGAGAGACAGGTTGGATCCTCGATCTCTGTAGATCTGGCTTATGTTGGCTCCCTTAACCATGCTCTGCCGTATGAGATTGGCGATATCAATCAGAATCCACTCGATAGTACGAATAAATATGACAATCGCCTTACGGCAGACCTGGGGCAGATCCAGTACCTCACCGATTCCGGCTTCGGTGACTATAACTCCATGCAACTGAAGGTGACCAAGCGGCAGTCACACAACCTAAGTTTCCTGGGAAGCTACACCTATAGCCATAATCTGGACAACGGCCCGGCTCCGTTCAATCTCGGACACATTAACAATGACAATCCTCAGAGTCCTTATAACCTGCGCGCGGAGTATGCGTCCGCAGATAGTGATCTGCGGCACAACTTCGTCTTTAGTGGATTGTGGTATCTCCCCATCGGACGGGGACAGCGTTACTTTTCCCAGTGGAGCAATGTAACGAACACAATCCTGGGTGGGTGGCAGTTGAACGCCATCTATGTGATGCAGTCTGGAACGCCCGTGAATGTTGTGCGCGGCAATAATCCGACGGGCTCGTCCGCAGGGTTGAGGCCCAACCTGATCGGGACGCCAAATCTGGCGCGGGGAAAGCGCACTCTTGCCAAATACTTCAACACGGCGGCATTTACAAACCAGCCATTCAATGTGCCGGATCCCCTCGCTCAAATTGCTCCCGGCAATGCAGGACGCAACCTTGTCGTAGGCCCCGGCAACATCAATCTAGACGCCTCGATCTTCAAAGAAGTGCCCGTCACCGACCGTGCAAAGCTGCAATTGCGGATGGAGGCTTTCAATACTCTGAACACTCCGCATTTTGGCAATCCAGACGGCAATGCAAACAGTGGCACCTTCGGCGAGATCATACGGCAGAATGGGGCCGCCAACGCCAATCGTGTCATACAACTAGATATAAAGGCCATCTTCTAA
- a CDS encoding twin-arginine translocation signal domain-containing protein, whose translation MGRISRRSFLQQGSLATATVAGTGPWGRSAWCSKSPGSALLSEFGYSDGLGGISSRSINREPYRHSNG comes from the coding sequence ATGGGAAGAATTTCACGCAGAAGTTTTCTTCAACAGGGATCACTGGCGACTGCAACAGTTGCCGGCACTGGGCCGTGGGGTCGAAGCGCGTGGTGTTCGAAGAGCCCTGGGTCGGCTCTACTGTCGGAGTTTGGTTACAGCGATGGTTTGGGAGGGATATCTTCTCGCAGCATTAATCGTGAACCCTACAGACATTCAAACGGTTGA
- a CDS encoding right-handed parallel beta-helix repeat-containing protein: MTAYGEGARPKVVAGTSAQETLRLFDQQYWDIDSLDLSGGTTYGIFVSGTKGILHHIHLSNLAVHDVFGGPMKNKDNGLVMFSPGSVDQHFDDVLLDGVTAWNTNQWVGIMIGGGNLGYPPESVWNTNAVIRNSTVHDVQGDGIVLFRVRGGSIDSSVAWNTGMQITQSIGTPNAIWTWMCDDCTVEGNEAYLTDSPGVDGGAFDIDYGNTKDSVIDNYGHDTQGYCVAIFGAGFVTRQSVVRGNLCINNGRSPRMANYQGAIFLLSWNDGSIDGLTMENNTVYWSPYENAPALLNQGNIKPGTAVFRNNTIYSTAPWMVDSNTSLSLAQNHYSYFGAGTPEWRYGTSRFTSLTAMQGDSHQETGSSLSQHVLQQWPRVYELNAELEQTKAASAVPREQQQIKGWVLSCLLPVSLDANGMMSDAALRQMVVLKSLSQQYRALGLQVKLRMTSPDAQLFKTEAFHNAVVDLDLAGITTEQDSGSGVEQTMLLMPGGKIVARWKGFTGPSTLGLALRRWMGEPNYSQMGVKADE; this comes from the coding sequence TTGACTGCTTACGGCGAGGGCGCGCGCCCCAAAGTGGTCGCCGGAACATCTGCTCAGGAGACGTTACGACTCTTTGATCAGCAATATTGGGATATCGACTCGCTCGATCTATCAGGCGGCACCACCTACGGCATTTTCGTCAGCGGAACGAAAGGCATTCTGCACCATATCCACCTCTCGAACCTTGCGGTTCACGATGTGTTCGGCGGCCCCATGAAGAACAAAGACAATGGGCTCGTGATGTTTTCTCCTGGCAGCGTCGACCAGCATTTCGACGACGTACTATTGGATGGTGTGACGGCCTGGAATACGAATCAATGGGTCGGGATTATGATTGGCGGCGGAAATCTGGGCTACCCGCCGGAGAGCGTCTGGAACACAAATGCGGTAATCCGCAACTCCACCGTACATGATGTACAGGGCGATGGCATTGTTCTGTTCCGCGTGCGCGGAGGAAGCATTGATTCCAGCGTTGCGTGGAATACCGGCATGCAGATTACGCAATCGATCGGTACGCCGAATGCGATCTGGACGTGGATGTGCGACGACTGCACCGTCGAGGGGAATGAGGCGTATCTGACGGACAGCCCCGGAGTCGACGGCGGCGCATTCGACATCGACTATGGAAATACAAAAGATTCTGTCATCGATAATTATGGCCACGACACGCAGGGCTACTGTGTCGCTATCTTTGGCGCCGGATTTGTGACCCGGCAGAGCGTCGTGCGCGGAAACCTTTGCATCAATAACGGCCGCAGTCCGCGTATGGCGAATTACCAGGGTGCAATCTTTCTGTTGTCGTGGAATGACGGTTCCATCGACGGGCTGACCATGGAAAATAACACTGTCTACTGGAGCCCATATGAGAATGCGCCGGCATTGTTGAACCAGGGGAACATCAAGCCAGGAACGGCGGTATTTCGCAACAACACGATTTACTCCACCGCGCCATGGATGGTAGATAGCAATACGTCACTGTCATTGGCACAAAACCATTACAGCTATTTTGGAGCTGGAACTCCGGAGTGGCGATATGGGACATCACGGTTCACAAGCCTCACAGCAATGCAAGGCGACTCGCATCAAGAGACAGGGAGCAGTCTTTCGCAGCATGTGCTGCAACAATGGCCTCGAGTATATGAGCTGAACGCCGAATTGGAGCAAACAAAAGCCGCCAGCGCGGTACCGCGTGAGCAACAGCAGATTAAAGGTTGGGTGCTCTCTTGCTTGCTCCCGGTTTCCCTCGATGCGAATGGAATGATGAGCGATGCAGCGTTACGGCAGATGGTGGTGCTGAAAAGCTTGAGCCAGCAGTATCGAGCGCTAGGCTTGCAGGTAAAATTGCGGATGACCTCGCCTGATGCCCAGTTATTCAAAACCGAAGCATTCCATAATGCGGTCGTCGATCTTGATCTGGCCGGCATTACGACGGAGCAGGATTCAGGCAGCGGCGTGGAGCAGACCATGCTATTGATGCCTGGCGGAAAAATTGTCGCACGATGGAAGGGATTCACTGGACCGTCGACGCTGGGGCTCGCGCTACGTCGATGGATGGGTGAGCCGAATTATTCGCAAATGGGAGTTAAAGCAGATGAATAG
- a CDS encoding lipocalin family protein — MGIKKGNPLLMKVQTLIYPGFALMGVFSLARAAGVDSPLDSVPNVDLNRYVGRWYEIAKYPNRFERKCASDVKATYAIRADGKISVVNSCITHEGKLTQSRGWAKVVDRKTCSKLKVTFFWPFFGDYWIIDLGPNYEYAVIGEPSRKYLWVLSRTPKMDDTLYAELTNRLAAKGYDAARLERTKQTY, encoded by the coding sequence ATGGGGATCAAAAAAGGAAATCCATTGCTTATGAAAGTGCAAACACTCATTTATCCTGGTTTCGCATTGATGGGAGTTTTCTCTTTGGCTAGAGCGGCAGGCGTTGATTCTCCTCTTGATTCGGTTCCGAACGTTGACCTAAACCGCTACGTTGGGCGCTGGTATGAGATTGCAAAGTACCCCAATCGTTTCGAGCGCAAGTGTGCCAGCGACGTGAAGGCGACATATGCCATCCGTGCCGACGGCAAGATCAGCGTAGTGAATAGCTGCATAACTCACGAAGGCAAGCTTACCCAATCGCGCGGTTGGGCCAAGGTAGTTGACCGGAAAACTTGCTCTAAGCTCAAGGTGACATTCTTCTGGCCGTTCTTTGGCGACTATTGGATTATCGACCTCGGCCCGAATTATGAGTATGCCGTGATCGGGGAACCAAGCCGAAAATACCTATGGGTTCTGAGCCGCACTCCGAAGATGGACGATACGCTCTATGCTGAACTTACGAATCGCCTAGCGGCCAAGGGTTATGATGCGGCAAGGCTTGAGAGGACGAAGCAGACGTATTGA